A single genomic interval of Blattabacterium sp. (Nauphoeta cinerea) harbors:
- a CDS encoding chorismate-binding protein, which produces MSIEISVFSLYKKIIKNYYKHNNFIIFKKPYDKKIFFYSHYDRNSIIGNFFLIQNFNQDYTIKIYPKQIYHVNIQGFYKKQNFHSSFWEENSSFLTYSYRYQNLIEKAIRNIKKGFFKKVVLSRYLKISFRNFHFKNTFIKLICTYPNALISFWYDFRHGFWMGCSPELLMKCYNNKLKVSSLAGTTWEKNKWTKKEIEEHKIVTRYILDILKSYEGAIYIKNTKTIKIGYLKHLETPIHFLFDDKPDYYDVLNRLYPTPSICGFPKKESLDFIHKNEGYKRNFYTGYIGTVNQNSMELYLNLRCVRIKKDKKEITLYAGSGITIDSNIHQEYIETENKIKSILSQLIFK; this is translated from the coding sequence ATGTCAATAGAAATTAGTGTTTTTTCTCTATACAAAAAAATTATAAAAAATTATTATAAGCATAATAATTTTATTATTTTTAAAAAACCCTATGATAAGAAGATATTTTTTTATTCCCATTATGATCGCAACTCTATAATCGGAAATTTTTTTTTAATTCAAAATTTTAATCAAGATTATACCATAAAAATATACCCAAAACAAATATATCATGTGAATATACAAGGATTTTATAAAAAACAAAATTTTCATTCTTCTTTTTGGGAAGAAAATTCTTCTTTTTTGACGTATTCTTATAGATATCAAAATTTGATAGAAAAAGCTATTAGAAATATAAAAAAAGGGTTTTTTAAAAAAGTCGTTCTATCCAGATATCTAAAAATTTCTTTTCGAAATTTTCACTTTAAAAATACATTCATAAAATTAATTTGTACTTATCCCAATGCTTTAATTAGTTTTTGGTATGATTTTCGTCATGGATTTTGGATGGGATGTTCTCCAGAATTGCTAATGAAATGTTATAACAATAAATTAAAAGTTTCATCTTTAGCAGGAACAACTTGGGAAAAGAATAAATGGACTAAAAAAGAAATAGAAGAACATAAAATTGTAACAAGATATATTCTTGATATACTCAAATCTTATGAAGGCGCTATTTATATAAAAAATACTAAGACTATAAAAATAGGGTATTTAAAACATTTAGAAACCCCAATTCATTTTTTATTTGATGATAAGCCTGATTATTATGACGTATTAAATCGTTTATACCCAACTCCTTCTATATGTGGGTTTCCAAAAAAAGAGTCTTTAGATTTTATTCATAAAAATGAAGGATATAAAAGAAATTTTTATACTGGATACATCGGGACAGTAAATCAGAATAGCATGGAATTATATCTTAATTTAAGATGTGTAAGAATAAAAAAAGATAAAAAAGAAATAACTTTGTATGCTGGTAGTGGAATTACTATAGATAGCAATATTCATCAAGAATACATAGAAACAGAAAATAAAATCAAAAGTATTTTATCTCAACTTATTTTCAAATAA
- a CDS encoding NAD(P)/FAD-dependent oxidoreductase, whose amino-acid sequence MNIPQKVNHLKRVVIIGAGFAGLQVAKKLRRDKFQVVLIDKNNYHTFQPLLYQVATAGLEPDSIAHSIRNIIKKTKNFFFRLAFVHYINTKEQKIYTNVGCLSYDYLIMATGSVTNYFGNKNIESFALPMKSIPEALNLRSLILQDFESALLTKNDKEKKRLMTFVIVGGGPTGVELAGALAEMKRYILPHDYPDLDIRYMNIHLLQATSRLLDGMSKESAKQAYKNLKELGVIIWLNCLVKDYDGEIVFMEKDQKIESSNVIWAAGVKGAIIKGFLKEDMEGNRILVNPYLRAKRYENIFAIGDVAYMNENKHYPNGHPMTAQPAIQQGNYLAKNFNCFSDDNQNIKPFIYKNLGSMATIGRNKAVCDFPYLKLKGFLAWIVWMFVHLISLVGFRNRVIALTNWIIQYFHYNKSVRLIIRPFHRKKKLFENKLR is encoded by the coding sequence ATGAATATACCGCAAAAAGTAAATCACCTAAAAAGAGTCGTTATTATTGGTGCTGGTTTTGCTGGATTACAAGTAGCGAAAAAATTAAGAAGAGATAAGTTTCAAGTAGTTCTTATAGATAAAAATAATTATCATACTTTTCAACCTTTACTATATCAAGTAGCTACAGCAGGGTTAGAACCAGATTCTATAGCGCATTCTATTAGAAATATTATTAAAAAAACAAAAAATTTTTTCTTTAGATTAGCTTTTGTTCATTATATTAATACAAAAGAACAAAAAATTTATACAAATGTAGGGTGTTTATCCTATGATTATTTAATTATGGCAACAGGATCTGTCACTAATTATTTTGGAAATAAAAATATTGAATCTTTTGCTTTACCTATGAAATCAATTCCAGAAGCTTTAAATTTAAGAAGTCTTATTTTACAAGATTTTGAATCTGCTTTATTAACAAAAAATGATAAGGAGAAAAAAAGACTTATGACTTTTGTTATTGTAGGAGGAGGACCTACTGGGGTTGAATTAGCTGGAGCTTTAGCTGAAATGAAAAGATATATCTTGCCACATGATTATCCTGATTTAGATATACGATATATGAACATTCACTTATTACAAGCTACTTCTAGATTATTAGATGGAATGTCTAAAGAATCCGCTAAACAAGCCTATAAAAATCTAAAAGAATTAGGTGTTATTATTTGGTTAAATTGTTTGGTCAAAGACTATGATGGAGAAATAGTTTTTATGGAAAAAGATCAAAAAATAGAATCTTCTAATGTAATATGGGCTGCAGGAGTAAAAGGAGCTATTATAAAGGGATTTTTAAAAGAAGATATGGAAGGAAATAGAATTTTAGTCAATCCCTATCTTAGAGCTAAGAGATATGAAAATATTTTTGCGATTGGAGACGTTGCTTATATGAATGAAAATAAACATTATCCGAATGGTCATCCTATGACGGCTCAACCGGCTATCCAACAAGGAAATTATTTAGCTAAAAATTTTAATTGTTTTTCAGATGATAATCAAAACATAAAACCTTTTATTTATAAAAACTTAGGTTCTATGGCTACTATTGGTAGAAATAAAGCTGTATGTGATTTTCCTTATTTAAAACTAAAAGGATTTTTGGCATGGATTGTTTGGATGTTTGTTCATTTGATCAGTTTAGTAGGTTTCAGAAATCGGGTGATAGCTTTAACAAATTGGATTATTCAATATTTTCATTATAATAAAAGTGTACGTCTAATTATAAGACCATTTCATAGAAAAAAAAAATTATTTGAAAATAAGTTGAGATAA
- a CDS encoding zinc metallopeptidase: MTYYFIIGTTFLASVIVNAILKNKFRAYSKLYLHSHMSGKEIAEKMLIDHGISDVHILSVEGELTDHYNPINKTINLSEKVYNDRTAASIAIAAHECGHALQHRLGYHLLKLRNHLVPILNFSSKFVNLAIMSGLTIFYSSGGKDSFILKLGIGLFFLIVVFSFITLPIELDASNRALTWIRNKNIVNHQEYNKAKESLNWAAMTYVISAFGSLAQLVYFLSFITGKKDEHF; the protein is encoded by the coding sequence ATGACTTACTATTTTATTATAGGAACTACTTTTTTAGCAAGTGTTATTGTTAATGCAATATTAAAAAATAAGTTCAGGGCTTACTCAAAACTTTATTTACACTCACATATGAGTGGAAAAGAAATAGCAGAAAAAATGTTAATAGATCATGGGATATCTGATGTTCATATTCTTTCTGTGGAAGGAGAATTGACTGATCATTATAATCCTATTAATAAAACAATTAATTTAAGTGAAAAAGTTTATAACGACAGAACTGCTGCTTCTATTGCAATAGCGGCTCATGAATGTGGTCATGCTTTGCAACATAGGTTAGGTTATCATTTATTAAAATTACGAAACCATTTAGTCCCCATTCTAAATTTCAGTTCTAAATTTGTAAATTTAGCAATAATGTCTGGATTAACTATTTTTTATAGTTCAGGAGGAAAAGATTCTTTCATCCTAAAATTAGGAATAGGATTATTTTTTTTAATTGTGGTTTTTTCTTTTATTACATTACCAATAGAATTGGACGCAAGTAATAGAGCTTTGACTTGGATTAGAAATAAAAATATAGTAAATCATCAAGAATACAATAAAGCAAAAGAATCACTAAATTGGGCAGCGATGACTTATGTAATTTCTGCCTTTGGTAGTTTAGCTCAATTGGTCTATTTTTTGTCTTTTATTACTGGAAAAAAAGATGAACATTTTTAG
- a CDS encoding 30S ribosomal protein THX, with product MGKGDKKTRRGKIRNKTYGNLRPNPRNANKKKEKK from the coding sequence ATGGGAAAAGGAGATAAAAAAACTAGAAGAGGAAAAATAAGAAACAAAACCTATGGAAATCTTCGTCCGAATCCAAGAAATGCTAATAAAAAAAAAGAAAAAAAATAA
- the coaE gene encoding dephospho-CoA kinase (Dephospho-CoA kinase (CoaE) performs the final step in coenzyme A biosynthesis.), translating to MTKKIKLIGITGKIGSGKSLFSSFFKKKGIPVYSSDQRGKILMNQIEVIKKNIIKFFGQDSYKKNKINKTFLSKIVFKNSMALKLLCSIVHPWISLDFKQWISTQKKATYVIKESAILFESRSYKECDFIITIISHKKDMIERIIKRDNLNENQIIDRLKNQMSNRKREKKSNLIIKNYLSTYHLKNEADRVHESLEKLII from the coding sequence ATGACAAAAAAAATAAAATTAATAGGAATAACAGGGAAAATAGGATCTGGAAAAAGTTTATTTTCTTCTTTTTTTAAAAAAAAAGGAATTCCTGTTTATTCCTCAGATCAAAGAGGAAAGATATTAATGAATCAAATAGAAGTTATAAAAAAAAATATTATAAAATTTTTTGGTCAAGATTCTTATAAAAAAAATAAAATAAATAAAACTTTTTTATCAAAAATAGTTTTCAAAAATTCTATGGCGTTGAAATTGTTATGTAGTATTGTCCATCCATGGATATCACTTGACTTTAAACAATGGATATCCACCCAAAAGAAAGCTACATATGTAATAAAAGAATCGGCTATATTGTTTGAAAGTAGAAGTTACAAAGAATGTGATTTTATTATCACTATAATTTCACACAAAAAAGACATGATTGAAAGAATAATAAAAAGAGATAATTTAAATGAAAATCAAATTATAGATCGTTTAAAAAATCAAATGTCTAATAGGAAAAGAGAAAAAAAATCAAACCTGATAATTAAAAATTACTTATCCACATATCATTTAAAAAATGAAGCAGATAGAGTACATGAATCTTTAGAAAAACTAATCATATAA
- the yajC gene encoding preprotein translocase subunit YajC yields the protein MFFSLQQNSIANTICMFVLIFIIFYFFMIRPQIKKQKIEKQFQENLKKGNYIVTNSGIHGKIIDITDNFCILETITGKIKLEKNTISKELTQLRYTNNK from the coding sequence ATGTTTTTTTCATTACAACAAAATTCTATTGCAAACACTATTTGTATGTTTGTGTTGATTTTTATTATATTTTATTTTTTTATGATACGTCCTCAAATTAAAAAACAAAAAATTGAAAAACAGTTTCAGGAAAATTTAAAAAAAGGAAATTATATAGTGACAAATTCAGGAATACATGGAAAAATTATAGATATAACAGATAATTTTTGTATACTAGAAACTATTACAGGAAAAATAAAACTTGAAAAAAATACAATTTCAAAAGAATTAACCCAATTACGTTATACTAATAATAAATAA
- a CDS encoding transcription antitermination protein NusB, whose amino-acid sequence MSIRRHFRIRSLQFLYAQHLSKMDSNKVEKNLLRSIELLHHLYIFLLYSILKIRENALKKYSCDKNKTNIIKKIASNSVIKILSKNKYLIKEYHYTKNFVKILWNQQDKYIFILLQEMKKSNFDKKYSIKPRSSFEEEKKFIIKCYKNFVIPNKKLIEYIEDLYSFHGEEDLYIAHNMVCKTLQFINHSTPQNFKLYNIYNNDENKKFIIDLYRNTIFHKEEFNNLINNISNNWDIKRIAIIDLIILQMAICEFLYFPNIPPKATMNEYIEITKIFCMEKSKIFINGVLDQIFKFLYKKNKILKIGKGLM is encoded by the coding sequence ATGTCAATAAGACGACACTTTAGAATAAGAAGTTTACAATTTTTATATGCTCAACATTTATCTAAAATGGATTCAAATAAAGTTGAAAAAAATTTACTTAGAAGTATTGAATTGTTACATCATTTATATATTTTTCTTCTTTATTCAATCTTAAAAATTAGAGAAAATGCTTTAAAAAAATATTCATGTGATAAGAATAAAACAAATATCATAAAAAAAATTGCATCTAACTCAGTAATAAAAATTTTATCTAAAAATAAATATTTAATAAAAGAATATCATTATACAAAAAATTTTGTAAAAATTTTATGGAATCAACAAGATAAATATATTTTTATCTTGTTACAAGAAATGAAAAAATCAAATTTCGATAAAAAATATTCTATAAAACCTCGTTCTTCTTTTGAAGAAGAAAAAAAATTTATAATAAAATGTTATAAAAATTTTGTTATACCGAATAAAAAATTAATAGAATACATAGAAGATTTATATTCTTTTCATGGAGAAGAAGATCTGTATATTGCTCATAATATGGTATGTAAAACTTTACAATTTATTAATCACTCTACCCCTCAAAATTTCAAATTATATAATATTTATAATAATGATGAAAATAAAAAATTTATTATCGATTTATATAGAAATACAATTTTTCATAAAGAAGAATTTAATAATTTAATTAATAATATATCAAATAATTGGGATATAAAAAGAATAGCAATTATAGATTTAATTATATTGCAAATGGCTATTTGTGAATTTTTATATTTTCCAAATATACCTCCTAAAGCAACTATGAATGAGTATATAGAAATTACAAAAATATTTTGTATGGAAAAAAGTAAAATTTTTATTAATGGAGTATTAGATCAAATATTTAAATTTTTATATAAAAAAAATAAAATATTGAAAATAGGAAAAGGACTCATGTAA
- a CDS encoding ABC transporter ATP-binding protein translates to MGGLFAFSKRYCQKYKLRLCIGFLLIIISNILTLLPIPYIGKSVNTIKNLFTNFSNTSSLKKDICIYTSIILIVPIIGGFVKYHMRQCIITTSRMIEFDIKNEIFSHYQKLSLSFYKKNSTGDLMNRLTEDVSFIRQYIGPGIMYFLNLIILFFMVFMQMLRINKILTFYVMLPIPILFISVYYISVYITNKSEEVQNIQSLICSFIQETFSGIHIIKSFVSEPFFQEKHRKIILKYQKKNIELAKIDTILSSVIIFFIGTCHLLILFFGGKKYFEGEIKEIGTIAEFFTYINVLIFPFIILGWVVSISERAKVSQIRISEFLKEKPEILNNNLIKTKIFGKVQFKNVSFFYSKKNRNLHYKTINQISFTLMKGKTLILTGETGSGKTTVGRLISRLYDPYQGKILIDNLSLKNHNLYYFRNNIGYVPQESFLFSDSIYNNIALGSVNEATPLKVYDAARIAMVENDILNFKNGYETIVGERGITLSGGQKQRICIARAIIRNPKIIIFDDSFSAIDQRTRKLMIYYIQEKMKHSTIIIITHDTSYVSDFDLFIVLKNGKILKIKNYNDHNIFG, encoded by the coding sequence ATGGGGGGTTTATTTGCTTTTAGCAAAAGATATTGTCAAAAGTACAAATTACGTTTGTGTATAGGATTTTTATTAATTATAATATCAAATATTTTAACACTGCTTCCTATTCCTTATATAGGAAAATCTGTTAATACTATCAAAAATTTATTTACAAACTTTTCAAATACATCATCTTTAAAGAAAGATATTTGCATTTATACTAGTATTATATTAATAGTTCCAATTATAGGTGGATTTGTCAAATATCATATGCGACAATGTATAATTACTACATCTAGAATGATTGAATTTGATATAAAAAACGAAATTTTCTCACATTATCAAAAATTAAGTTTGTCTTTTTATAAAAAAAATTCTACAGGAGATTTAATGAATCGTCTTACAGAAGACGTTTCTTTTATCAGACAATATATAGGTCCTGGAATAATGTATTTTTTAAATCTTATAATTCTTTTTTTTATGGTTTTTATGCAAATGTTGCGTATTAATAAAATACTGACTTTTTATGTTATGTTACCTATACCTATTCTTTTTATTTCTGTTTATTATATTAGCGTTTATATTACTAATAAAAGCGAAGAAGTTCAAAATATTCAATCTCTTATCTGTTCTTTTATACAAGAAACTTTTTCAGGGATTCACATTATTAAATCATTTGTTTCAGAACCTTTTTTTCAAGAAAAACATAGAAAAATTATATTGAAATATCAAAAAAAAAATATAGAATTAGCTAAAATTGATACTATATTATCTTCTGTCATTATATTTTTTATAGGGACTTGTCATTTATTAATCCTATTTTTTGGAGGAAAAAAATATTTTGAAGGGGAAATAAAAGAAATTGGAACTATTGCTGAATTTTTCACATATATAAATGTTTTAATTTTCCCTTTTATTATATTGGGATGGGTAGTTTCTATTTCAGAAAGAGCTAAAGTATCGCAAATTCGCATTAGTGAATTTTTGAAAGAAAAACCTGAAATATTAAATAATAATCTGATTAAAACAAAAATTTTTGGAAAAGTTCAATTTAAAAATGTAAGTTTTTTTTATTCTAAAAAAAATAGAAATCTTCATTATAAAACAATCAATCAAATATCATTTACTCTAATGAAAGGAAAAACTTTAATTCTAACAGGAGAAACAGGATCAGGAAAAACAACTGTAGGAAGACTAATATCTCGTTTATATGATCCGTATCAGGGAAAAATATTGATAGATAATTTATCGCTAAAAAATCATAATTTATATTATTTTAGAAATAACATTGGTTATGTTCCTCAAGAATCTTTTCTTTTTTCGGATTCTATTTATAATAATATAGCTTTAGGAAGTGTTAATGAAGCTACTCCATTGAAAGTATATGATGCCGCTAGAATAGCTATGGTAGAAAATGATATACTGAATTTTAAAAATGGATATGAAACTATTGTAGGAGAAAGAGGAATCACTTTATCTGGAGGGCAAAAACAAAGAATATGTATAGCTAGAGCTATTATAAGAAATCCTAAAATTATTATATTTGATGATAGTTTTTCTGCTATAGATCAAAGAACCAGAAAATTAATGATTTATTATATCCAGGAAAAAATGAAACATAGCACTATTATTATCATAACTCATGATACTTCTTATGTTTCTGATTTTGATTTATTTATTGTATTAAAAAATGGAAAAATATTAAAAATAAAAAATTATAATGATCATAATATTTTTGGATGA
- a CDS encoding DUF3276 family protein encodes MDEKENIKERNEICSRTLKTGSRTYFFDARETRAGDYYLTITESKKNFTETGEVTYKKHKIYLYKEDFSKFQSILDDMIRFIINEKGREVISERHQKDFKNHTTYNQEIKDGQQKKTSEIKNFTNINFEDI; translated from the coding sequence ATGGACGAAAAAGAAAATATAAAAGAAAGAAATGAAATTTGTTCACGTACTCTAAAAACTGGGAGCCGGACTTATTTTTTTGATGCAAGAGAAACAAGAGCTGGGGATTATTATTTAACAATAACTGAAAGTAAGAAAAATTTTACTGAAACAGGAGAAGTTACTTATAAGAAACACAAAATTTATTTGTACAAAGAAGATTTTTCAAAATTTCAAAGTATACTTGATGATATGATTCGATTTATTATTAATGAAAAAGGAAGAGAAGTTATCTCAGAACGTCATCAAAAAGATTTTAAAAATCATACTACATATAATCAAGAAATTAAGGATGGACAACAAAAAAAAACATCAGAGATAAAAAATTTTACAAATATTAACTTTGAAGATATTTAA
- a CDS encoding HAD family hydrolase, producing the protein MKNYISIMNDIDTFIFDVDGVLTDCTLNLFPDGNMVRRMFAKDGYAMQLAKKKGYNLCIITRGSDLMVFRRLRGLNIRYIYQGVDNKKKYLDEYCNTLNITKRKVLYMGDDIPDIEIMKSVALPCSPIDAVQEVKDISKYVSPKKGGRGCVRDVIEKTLKIQKKLVLVTKKIVSLFKYTIFLL; encoded by the coding sequence ATGAAAAATTATATAAGTATAATGAATGATATTGATACTTTCATATTTGACGTGGATGGAGTATTGACAGACTGCACTTTAAATTTATTTCCAGATGGAAATATGGTTCGACGAATGTTTGCTAAGGATGGATATGCTATGCAATTGGCAAAAAAAAAAGGATATAATTTATGCATCATTACAAGAGGATCAGATTTAATGGTTTTTAGACGTTTAAGAGGGTTAAATATTCGTTATATTTATCAAGGAGTTGATAATAAAAAAAAATACTTAGATGAATATTGTAATACTTTAAATATTACTAAAAGAAAAGTTTTATATATGGGAGATGATATTCCTGATATTGAAATTATGAAATCTGTAGCTTTACCTTGTTCTCCAATAGATGCGGTTCAAGAGGTAAAAGATATTTCTAAATATGTTTCTCCAAAAAAAGGTGGAAGAGGATGTGTAAGAGATGTTATTGAAAAAACTCTGAAAATACAAAAAAAATTGGTTTTAGTAACAAAAAAAATAGTGTCTTTATTTAAGTACACTATTTTTTTACTTTAA
- the groL gene encoding chaperonin GroEL (60 kDa chaperone family; promotes refolding of misfolded polypeptides especially under stressful conditions; forms two stacked rings of heptamers to form a barrel-shaped 14mer; ends can be capped by GroES; misfolded proteins enter the barrel where they are refolded when GroES binds), with the protein MAKDIKFDIEARDKLKKGVDALANAVKVTLGPKGRNVVLQKSFGGPQVTKDGVTVAKEIELEDPIENLGAQMVKEVASKTNDVAGDGTTTATVLAQAIVREGLKNVAAGANPMDLKRGIDKALEVVIQDLKRQSREVGGNTEKIKQVASISANNDEKTGALIADAFEKVGKEGVITVEEAKGTDTSVDVVEGMQFDRGYQSPYFVTNTEKMITEFDQPQILLSDKKIAAMKDLLPILEPVAQSGKPLLIISEEVEGEALATLVVNKIRGTLKVAAIKAPGFGDRRKAMLEDIAILTGGTVISEETGSKLEDVKLHMLGKAERVIIDKDNTTIVNGGGNKKDIRARIDQIKAQIETTTSDYDKEKLQERLAKLAGGVAVLYVGAASEVEMKEKKDRVDDALNATRAAVEEGIVAGGGVALVRAIKSLDNTTGDNVDQDTGIQIVRRSLEEPLRQIVSNAGGEGSVVVAKVAEGKRDFGYDAKIGEYKNMIVEGIIDPTKVARVALENAASVSGMLLTTECVVTEIKKDEPNVAPPMPGAGGGGMGGMM; encoded by the coding sequence ATGGCAAAAGATATTAAATTTGATATTGAAGCAAGAGATAAATTAAAAAAAGGAGTAGATGCACTAGCAAATGCAGTAAAGGTGACTTTGGGTCCAAAAGGTCGTAATGTTGTATTACAAAAATCTTTTGGAGGGCCTCAAGTGACTAAAGATGGAGTAACAGTAGCTAAAGAAATAGAATTAGAAGATCCTATAGAAAATCTAGGGGCTCAAATGGTTAAAGAGGTTGCATCCAAAACGAATGATGTAGCTGGAGATGGAACTACAACTGCTACTGTATTAGCTCAAGCTATTGTTAGGGAAGGATTAAAAAATGTGGCGGCTGGAGCCAATCCTATGGATTTAAAAAGAGGAATAGATAAAGCATTGGAAGTAGTTATACAGGATCTAAAAAGACAATCTAGAGAAGTAGGAGGGAATACAGAGAAAATAAAACAAGTTGCTTCTATTTCTGCAAATAATGATGAAAAAACTGGAGCTTTGATAGCTGATGCTTTTGAAAAAGTAGGGAAAGAAGGAGTTATTACTGTTGAAGAGGCGAAAGGAACAGATACATCTGTAGATGTGGTTGAAGGTATGCAGTTTGATAGAGGTTATCAGTCTCCTTATTTTGTTACAAATACTGAAAAAATGATAACAGAATTTGATCAACCTCAAATTTTATTATCTGATAAAAAAATAGCAGCAATGAAAGATTTATTGCCCATATTAGAACCTGTAGCTCAATCCGGAAAACCTCTATTAATAATCTCTGAAGAGGTGGAAGGAGAAGCATTAGCAACACTGGTTGTTAATAAAATACGAGGTACTTTGAAAGTTGCAGCTATTAAAGCTCCTGGGTTTGGTGATAGAAGAAAAGCTATGCTAGAAGATATTGCTATCTTGACAGGAGGAACTGTTATTTCTGAAGAAACAGGAAGTAAATTGGAAGATGTAAAATTACACATGTTAGGAAAAGCAGAAAGAGTGATTATAGATAAAGATAATACTACTATAGTTAATGGAGGAGGAAATAAGAAAGATATAAGAGCACGCATAGATCAGATTAAAGCTCAAATAGAAACTACAACATCAGATTATGATAAAGAAAAATTACAAGAACGTCTTGCAAAATTGGCTGGTGGGGTAGCTGTTCTTTATGTTGGAGCCGCATCTGAAGTTGAGATGAAAGAAAAAAAAGATCGTGTGGATGATGCATTGAATGCTACAAGAGCTGCTGTCGAAGAAGGCATAGTAGCAGGAGGTGGGGTCGCTTTAGTTCGTGCCATTAAATCTTTAGATAATACAACAGGAGATAATGTAGATCAAGATACTGGAATACAAATAGTAAGAAGATCTCTCGAAGAGCCATTGCGACAAATTGTTTCCAATGCAGGAGGAGAAGGTTCTGTAGTTGTAGCTAAAGTAGCGGAAGGAAAAAGGGATTTTGGATATGATGCCAAAATTGGAGAATACAAAAATATGATAGTGGAAGGAATTATAGATCCCACTAAAGTGGCTAGAGTAGCGTTAGAAAATGCTGCTTCTGTATCAGGAATGTTGTTAACTACTGAATGTGTTGTTACAGAAATAAAGAAAGATGAACCTAATGTTGCACCTCCGATGCCAGGAGCTGGAGGAGGAGGAATGGGAGGTATGATGTAA
- the groES gene encoding co-chaperone GroES, which translates to MVEVKIKPLADRVLVQPDPAETKTASGIIIPDTAKEKPQKGTIIAVGKGKKDEPMSLKEGDRVLYGKYSGTELKWEGEEYLIMRESDIIAII; encoded by the coding sequence ATGGTGGAAGTAAAGATTAAACCTTTAGCAGATCGAGTTCTTGTGCAACCTGATCCAGCTGAAACAAAAACTGCTTCAGGTATTATTATTCCTGATACAGCAAAAGAAAAACCACAAAAAGGAACTATAATAGCAGTAGGGAAAGGAAAGAAAGATGAACCTATGAGTTTAAAAGAAGGAGATAGAGTTTTGTATGGTAAATATTCTGGTACAGAATTAAAATGGGAAGGAGAAGAATATCTCATTATGAGAGAGTCTGATATTATAGCTATTATATGA
- the secG gene encoding preprotein translocase subunit SecG, whose translation MENISIIIFCFFIIIICLLLTLVILIQNPKRESIHQSFMEKNFRFFGVKRTNTFLENVTWFLSIIIFFLILFFNFLLKSKY comes from the coding sequence ATGGAAAATATATCTATAATTATATTTTGTTTTTTTATCATCATAATATGTCTTTTGCTTACATTAGTAATTTTGATACAAAATCCTAAAAGAGAAAGTATTCATCAATCTTTTATGGAAAAAAATTTTAGATTTTTTGGTGTGAAAAGAACAAACACATTTTTAGAAAATGTGACTTGGTTTTTATCTATTATCATATTTTTTCTAATTTTATTTTTCAATTTTTTATTAAAATCAAAATATTAA